A genomic region of Candidozyma auris chromosome 5, complete sequence contains the following coding sequences:
- a CDS encoding coatomer subunit zeta — protein MSLNISLYTVTAALILGSEGQRLFAKYYRPNDPSQSYKTANEQAAFEKALYNKINKQHQDVVLYDNHLITYKQSNDVIVVLVGALNENESMLYSLTNNIHEALSIFLDNSLDKTTVLSKYDMVCLCFDEAIDDGIILEIDPAIIVSRVTKPPTSDYNVPVNIDKGVFNALSFASKKIQERLQQGL, from the coding sequence ATGTCACTCAACATATCGCTATACACAGTCACAGCGGCTTTAATATTGGGCAGTGAAGGCCAGAGGCTATTTGCTAAATACTACCGTCCCAACGATCCCTCCCAGTCATACAAAACTGCCAACGAACAAGCAGCGTTCGAGAAGGCCCTTTacaacaaaatcaacaaacaGCACCAAGATGTGGTGTTGTATGATAATCATCTCATTACCTACAAGCAAAGCAACGATGTGATCGTagttcttgttggtgcttTAAACGAGAACGAGTCGATGCTTTATTCGTTAACAAATAATATCCACGAGGCGTTGctgatttttttggacAACTCCTTAGACAAAACCACTGTGTTGCTGAAATATGATATGGTGTGCTTGTGCTTCGATGAGGCCATTGACGATGGTATCATCTTGGAGATCGACCCTGCCATCATTGTGAGTAGGGTGACCAAACCACCCACTAGCGACTACAACGTGCCTGTCAACATTGACAAAGGTGTATTCAATGCATTATCCTTTGCGTCAAAGAAGATCCAGGAGAGGTTGCAGCAGGGTTTGTAA
- the VTC3 gene encoding vacuolar transporter chaperone: MDASSSKMLFGSKLESEIYPPWKEHYINYLRLKKLLKEGVILQDAWSEKDEKDFVSALDSDLEKVYSFQSNKYDELNEYLDDLQKETESPAANFDVQSFSSKLNSILNLTQELNRFQRLNYTGFIKIVKKHDRLHPKYSVKPMLNVRLKSLPFHSEDYSPLLFKISALFQFLRDNYDVDQSLSKLSSFNDDSAPADYNSYKFWVHPDNLMEVKAIILRHLPVLVYNNKNRESAYNYDDDDDDDDDDDDDDGFKFSRNDPTINCLYFDNENFDLYNNKLVKSPNANTLRIKWVGKLSNKPQISLEKKSFEKSSETYDVDEKVTLKEKHLDSFIRGNFDKQKYLRKLLKKGDSPEKVEELEKHIDSLSKFIKDNHVQPCLRTQYKRTAFQIPGDDKVRVVIDSDIYFIREDAFDQQRPIRDPTKWLRTDIDSKVNNPLSLLRKGEFVRFPYAELEIKIKNRKKGRRLVWVDDLVHSHLIKEIPNFSKFIHGIASLFLEDDKLDNIPFWFNELESDMKVDPQQAYIDTREKMAKLQSDEENLKKFKSMLANSSSPDISARSKSFSGSLLAAGELNRESESKISETGEGTSQKSNILQSVTENAVSEQDQTPVSGGDLDQSSDDDYDEDDHRKTPIQKLLRLPNTFSKLLDVDSEEEEIDLPAGVVKPEQYIKNAGPLRIEPKVWLANERTFNRWLHVTTLLSTLTFIIYSSTSRANSSKLAEYLAYIYFALTIFSGIWGYYIFIKRRGIIMERSSKHLDNVIGPLVVAFGLIFGLIINFVYGFRAIASQKADGFTAAGLSDDFYTKNPTQKKILDIVFYLVGAQT; the protein is encoded by the coding sequence ATGGACGCCTCTTCGTCGAAAATGTTGTTTGGCAGCAAGCTCGAGCTGGAGATCTATCCACCTTGGAAGGAGCATTACATCAACTACCTcaggttgaagaagcttttgaaggaaggGGTGATTCTTCAGGATGCGTGGTCAGAGAAGGACGAAAAGGACTTTGTTAGTGCATTAGACTCcgacttggagaaggtgtACTCATTTCAGAGCAACAAGTATGATGAGTTGAACGAGTACCTCGATGATCTACAAAAGGAGACAGAGTCACCCGCGGCCAACTTTGACGTTCAGTCCTTTAGCAGCAAGTTGAATCTGATTTTGAACTTGACGCAGGAATTGAATAGATTTCAACGTTTGAATTATACTGGGTTCATCAAGATCGTGAAGAAGCATGACCGGTTGCATCCCAAGTATTCGGTCAAGCCGATGTTGAACGTGCGTTTGAAGCTGTTGCCCTTTCACTCGGAGGATTACTCGCCtcttttgttcaagatCTCTGCGTTGTTTCAATTCTTGCGTGATAACTACGACGTGGACCAGTCTCTCTCGAAATTGAGCTCCTTCAATGACGACTCGGCTCCCGCAGACTACAACTCGTACAAGTTTTGGGTTCATCCGGACAACTTGATGGAAGTCAAGGCCATTATTTTGCGTCATCTTCCTGTTCTTGtgtacaacaacaaaaataGGGAAAGTGCATACAACtacgatgacgatgacgacgacgatgatgatgacgacgatgacgatggATTCAAGTTCTCCAGGAACGACCCTACAATTAACTGCTTGTACTTTGACAATGAGAACTTTGACTTGTACAATAACAAGCTTGTCAAAAGCCCTAATGCCAACACTCTTCGTATCAAATGGGTTGGCAAGTTAAGTAACAAGCCTCAAAtttctttggagaagaagagctttgaaAAGAGCCTGGAAACATATGATGTCGATGAGAAAGTCACACTCAAGGAGAAGCATTTGGATAGTTTCATCCGTGGAAACTTTGACAAGCAGAAATACTTACgcaagctcttgaagaagggtGATTCCCCCGAAAAGGTTGAGGAGCTAGAAAAGCACATCGACTCCTTGTcaaagttcatcaaggataACCACGTTCAGCCATGTCTCCGTACCCAGTACAAGCGCACAGCGTTCCAGATTCCTGGTGACGACAAGGTACGTGTGGTTATCGATTCCGACATCTACTTCATCAGGGAAGATGCTTTCGATCAGCAGAGACCTATCAGAGATCCAACTAAGTGGCTCAGAACTGACATTGACtccaaggtcaacaacccattgtctcttttgagaaaagGCGAGTTTGTGAGATTTCCTTACGCCGAGCTCgaaatcaagatcaagaacaGGAAGAAGGGAAGAAGACTTGTGTGGGTAGACGACTTAGTCCATTCGCATTTAATCAAGGAGATTCCTAACTTCTCTAAGTTTATTCATGGCATAGCCTCGTTATTTTTGGAAGACGACAAGCTCGACAACATTCCCTTCTGGTTCAACGAATTGGAGTCTGACATGAAGGTTGATCCTCAACAGGCTTATATTGACACCAGAGAGAAAATGGCGAAATTGCAAAGTGACGAGGAGAACTtaaagaagttcaagtcgATGTTAGCCAATTCCAGCTCTCCTGACATCTCGGCTAGATCAAAGTCGTTCTCCGGCTCGCTTTTGGCAGCAGGGGAATTGAACAGAGAATCAGAGTCTAAAATAAGTGAAACTGGCGAAGGCACCTCACAGAAATCAAACATTCTACAGTCAGTTACTGAAAATGCAGTGTCAGAGCAAGACCAAACGCCTGTTTCTGGCGGCGACTTGGACCAGtcttctgatgatgattaTGACGAGGATGATCATCGTAAAACACCAATTcagaagttgttgaggttgCCCAACACTTTTTCCAAGTTACTTGATGTCGACTcggaggaagaagagatcgaCTTGCCTGCTGGTGTTGTCAAGCCTGAGCAGTACATCAAGAATGCCGGCCCCTTGAGAATTGAGCCTAAGGTTTGGTTGGCTAACGAGCGTACGTTCAACAGGTGGCTTCATGTTACCACTTTGTTGTCTACATTGACCTTTATCATCTACTCCTCAACAAGCAGGGCGAACTCCTCTAAATTGGCAGAATACCTTGCCTATATTTACTTTGCTTTGACTATATTCTCAGGCATCTGGGGTTActacatcttcatcaaaagaagaggtaTCATCATGGAGAGATCGTCTAAACATTTGGACAATGTAATTGGGCCATTGGTGGTCGCCTTTGGCTTGATCTTTGGCCTCATCATTAATTTTGTTTACGGATTTCGTGCCATTGCACTGCAGAAGGCAGATGGGTTCACCGCTGCTGGGTTATCCGACGACTTCTACACTAAGAACCCcacacaaaagaagatccTTGACATTGTATTCTATCTCGTGGGTGCACAGACCTGA
- the ULP2 gene encoding SUMO protease ULP1 produces MLSGDPLSTRNRQHYVPPSRPSFTENDITIDLLREEAEPEPEIVEQKPQKFSKDAILTLIQTTYSLLVIAFFKSLVDKVKRKPSLGEEREPLPSPSAENTMDVQPIEPVSDEPEIKKLRSSQVRNPDPYESLFEIDSGSEIDDCVQYGTSLAISKSSFKPRNTEEEHAQHISHSTTILNNRLLNSDIYKDESVADFFAPSKPTDEYDIAVHKFYHPFKPIPEPRKTLTESLLASFPPVKSILREEQRKIQDLVTTERTSSRAAVPELAKDQLEVVQRYWGTRNGSVLVVSAFSIDLTVRDLSTLADGQWLNDNIIDFYLNMVTDQNKAVYCWTTHFYTTLKQKGYQGVARWAKRRKINVFEKDRVIVPINIMGTHWALAVIDNRRKRISYFDSLASRGNIAAVELLQVYMSKEAERLSLPQVAYDLIPGEKTPQQQNGYDCGVFTCTVAKCISGEQPLRFSQQDMRNIRRRMAYEIISQKLLDIPHGPSAHL; encoded by the coding sequence ATGCTTCTGGGTGACCCGCTCTCTACCCGAAATAGACAGCACTATGTGCCACCTTCACGCCCTTCCTTCACCGAGAATGACATCACTATAGACCTATTACGCGAAGAAGCGGAACCTGAGCCCGAAATCGTTGAACAGAAACCCCAGAAGTTTTCCAAAGATGCTATACTCACACTCATCCAGACAACTTACTCGCTTCTCGTGATTGCTTTTTTTAAATCGTTAGTGGATAAAGTAAAGAGAAAGCCTCTGTTGGGCGAAGAACGTGAGCCTCTACCGCTGCCTTCAGCTGAGAACACAATGGATGTGCAACCGATAGAGCCGGTCTCTGATGAACctgagatcaagaagcttcgatcttctcaagtCCGAAACCCTGACCCTTACGAGTCGTTGTTTGAAATAGATTCTGGTAGCGAAATTGATGACTGCGTTCAGTATGGCACGTCTTTGGCTATAAGCAAATCCAGCTTTAAACCAAGAAAcaccgaagaagagcacGCTCAACATATTCTGCACTCAACAACTATCCTCAACAACAGGCTTCTCAACTCTGATATCTATAAGGACGAGAGCGTGGCTGACTTCTTTGCCCCTTCCAAACCGACTGATGAATATGACATAGCTGTTCATAAGTTCTACCACCCATTCAAACCTATTCCAGAGCCTCGCAAGACTCTCACAGAGTCACTTTTAGCAAGTTTCCCTCCAGTAAAGAGCATACTTcgagaagagcaaagaaaaatccAGGATCTTGTCACTACTGAGCGCACTAGCTCGAGAGCCGCCGTTCCTGAATTGGCGAAAGATCAATTGGAAGTCGTTCAAAGGTATTGGGGCACTCGCAATGGTAGTGTCCTAGTTGTATCTGCGTTTTCAATTGACTTGACCGTCAGAGATCTTTCCACGTTGGCGGATGGCCAATGGCTAAACGATAACATTATCGATTTTTACTTGAATATGGTCACTGATCAAAACAAAGCTGTATACTGCTGGACAACGCATTTCTACACCactttgaagcagaagggTTACCAAGGAGTAGCTAGATGGGCAAAACGAAGAAAGATCAATGTCTTTGAAAAGGATAGAGTCATCGTGCCAATTAATATAATGGGCACTCATTGGGCTCTCGCGGTTATCGATAACCGGAGAAAGAGGATCAGTTACTTTGATTCCTTGGCATCCAGAGGAAATATTGCGGCCgtagagcttcttcaagtttacATGTCAAAAGAGGCAGAGAGGCTTCTGCTTCCTCAAGTCGCTTATGATCTAATACCGGGCGAGAAGACgcctcagcagcaaaaTGGTTACGATTGCGGTGTATTTACATGTACAGTTGCTAAGTGCATCTCGGGAGAACAGCCGCTCAGGTTCAGCCAGCAAGACATGAGGAACATTCGGAGAAGAATGGCGTATGAGATTATTCTGCAAAAATTGCTTGACATCCCTCATGGGCCTAGCGCTCATCTTTAG